A genomic window from Variovorax paradoxus includes:
- a CDS encoding MFS family transporter, with product MSAVTPVPGGPAASASPPPHYTAEEKRHRVFAIMAASSGNLVEWFDFYVYAFSALYFAPAFFPKSDPTAQLLNTAGVFAAGFLMRPIGGWLFGRVADRLGRKTSMLISVTMMCAGSLVIACLPTYAQIGAWAPFLLLICRLFQGLSVGGEYGTTATYMSEVALRGQRGFFSSFQYVTLIGGQLLAVLVIVVLEQLLTEAELKAWGWRVPFVIGAIAAVVALLLRRTLHETQTDEAKKNKEAGSMAGLFRHHTPAFLTVLGYTAGGSLIFYTFTTYMQKYLVNTVHLPIKTASYVMTGALFAYMCMQPVFGALSDRIGRRNNMLLFGGLGALTTVPILTALQHTTSPVMAFVLIIVALAIVSFYTSISGIVKAEMFPPEVRALGVGLAYAVANAIFGGSAEYVALGLKSLGHESAFFWYVSAMMVIAFLVSLRLPRQASYLHHDH from the coding sequence ATGAGCGCAGTCACGCCTGTTCCGGGAGGCCCAGCGGCCTCTGCTTCGCCACCCCCGCACTACACGGCCGAAGAAAAGCGCCATCGCGTCTTCGCGATCATGGCGGCCTCTTCCGGCAACCTGGTCGAGTGGTTCGACTTCTATGTGTATGCGTTCTCGGCGCTGTACTTCGCGCCGGCCTTCTTTCCCAAATCGGACCCTACTGCGCAGTTGCTGAACACCGCTGGCGTGTTCGCGGCCGGCTTCCTGATGCGGCCCATCGGCGGTTGGCTCTTCGGCCGCGTGGCCGACCGGCTGGGGCGCAAGACGTCGATGCTGATCTCGGTGACGATGATGTGCGCCGGCTCGCTCGTCATCGCGTGCCTGCCGACTTACGCGCAGATCGGCGCGTGGGCGCCCTTCCTGCTGCTGATCTGCCGCCTATTCCAAGGGCTGTCGGTTGGCGGCGAATACGGCACCACCGCCACCTACATGAGCGAGGTGGCACTGCGCGGCCAGCGCGGCTTCTTCTCGTCGTTCCAGTACGTCACGCTGATCGGCGGGCAGCTGCTCGCGGTGCTGGTGATCGTGGTGCTCGAACAGCTGCTGACCGAGGCCGAACTCAAGGCGTGGGGCTGGCGTGTTCCGTTCGTCATCGGCGCCATCGCAGCGGTTGTCGCGCTGCTGCTGCGCCGCACGCTGCATGAAACGCAAACCGACGAAGCGAAGAAGAACAAGGAGGCCGGCAGCATGGCCGGCCTGTTCAGGCACCACACGCCCGCCTTCCTCACGGTGTTGGGCTACACGGCCGGCGGCTCGCTGATCTTCTACACCTTCACCACGTACATGCAGAAGTACCTGGTGAACACGGTGCATCTGCCCATCAAGACCGCGAGCTATGTGATGACCGGGGCGCTGTTCGCCTACATGTGCATGCAGCCGGTGTTCGGCGCGCTGTCTGACCGCATCGGGCGGCGCAACAACATGCTGCTGTTCGGCGGACTGGGTGCACTGACGACCGTGCCCATCCTTACCGCACTGCAGCACACGACGAGCCCGGTGATGGCCTTCGTGCTGATCATTGTGGCGCTGGCCATCGTGAGCTTCTACACGTCGATCAGCGGGATCGTGAAGGCGGAGATGTTCCCGCCCGAGGTGCGGGCCCTGGGCGTAGGTCTGGCCTATGCCGTGGCCAACGCGATCTTCGGCGGCTCGGCGGAATACGTGGCGCTGGGGCTCAAGTCACTGGGACATGAGTCGGCGTTCTTCTGGTACGTGAGCGCGATGATGGTGATCGCGTTCCTGGTGAGCTTGCGCCTGCCGAGGCAAGCGAGCTACCTTCATCACGATCACTGA
- a CDS encoding helix-turn-helix domain-containing protein — protein sequence MPNIASILKSEISRVARKEVRAEMETLKKASVHHRAAIAALRRQVSSLEKELRNVAKGTARSARASEPDESDEGGTKRRFSAGRLAAHRTKLGISAASYGKLVGVSGQTIYHWEQGKARPRAAQLENLAAVRGLSKHEVVQRLEAE from the coding sequence ATGCCAAACATTGCATCCATCCTTAAATCTGAAATCTCGCGCGTCGCCCGCAAGGAAGTTCGCGCAGAAATGGAAACCCTCAAGAAGGCATCGGTTCATCACCGCGCGGCCATCGCGGCGTTGCGCCGCCAGGTGAGTTCGCTGGAGAAGGAACTGCGCAACGTTGCCAAAGGCACGGCTCGCAGCGCACGCGCCAGCGAACCCGACGAGTCGGATGAAGGCGGAACCAAGCGCCGGTTCAGTGCCGGGCGCCTGGCTGCGCATCGCACGAAGCTGGGTATTTCCGCCGCGTCTTATGGAAAGCTGGTGGGCGTGTCGGGCCAGACGATCTACCACTGGGAACAGGGCAAGGCCCGGCCCAGGGCCGCGCAACTCGAGAACCTTGCTGCGGTGCGCGGGCTGAGCAAGCACGAAGTGGTGCAGCGGCTGGAAGCCGAGTAG
- a CDS encoding nuclear transport factor 2 family protein: protein MESRPPLPPFTLESATKKVQAAEDAWNSRDPVRVSLAYTPDTEWRNRAEFVNGREQVVEFLSRKWVRELDYRLKKQLWAFMDNRIAVRFEYEWHDDAGQWYRSHGNENWEFAENGLMQRRFASINDQPIKEADRKFHWTR, encoded by the coding sequence ATGGAATCCCGCCCGCCGCTGCCGCCCTTCACCCTCGAATCGGCCACGAAGAAAGTCCAGGCCGCCGAAGACGCCTGGAACTCGCGCGACCCCGTGCGCGTGAGCCTGGCCTACACGCCCGACACCGAATGGCGCAACCGCGCCGAGTTCGTCAACGGCCGCGAGCAGGTGGTGGAGTTCTTGTCGCGCAAGTGGGTGCGCGAGCTCGACTACCGGCTGAAGAAGCAGCTTTGGGCCTTCATGGACAACCGCATCGCGGTGCGCTTCGAGTACGAATGGCACGACGACGCGGGCCAGTGGTATCGCAGCCACGGCAACGAGAACTGGGAGTTCGCGGAGAACGGCCTGATGCAAAGGCGCTTTGCGAGCATCAACGACCAGCCCATCAAGGAGGCGGATCGCAAGTTCCATTGGACCCGTTGA
- a CDS encoding sensor histidine kinase produces the protein METPVLNPTASHPLWQHQLGLLLESTGEGIFGIDLDGHCMFINRAGAQMLGHEVRDVLGSNMHELTHHSHPDGSHYADTDCPIFNAFRRGLPCRIDTEVFWRRDGTAFAVEYSSHPIMDGAQVRGAVITFVDITERRRQAEALQQAKDELGLRVQERTRELSDALVQLRELSAWLDKVREDERTRIAREVHDELGSLLVALKMDVNWIGKRLGEQQERTPDAAQAMRDQMRCKCTNMSQLIERAVDNVGRIITDLRPSILDHQGLWAALEWQAHEFVQAAELELDWRFDVPPGVELPEPAAIAVFRIFQEMLSNVGRHAQAHSLDIRIGVEQEQLSISVRDDGVGAPAQAFEATTSYGVLGMRERARHFGGCIDIESHVGEGSTFCLHLPLP, from the coding sequence ATGGAGACGCCCGTACTGAACCCCACCGCCAGCCACCCGCTCTGGCAGCACCAGCTTGGCCTGCTGCTGGAGTCGACGGGCGAGGGCATCTTCGGCATCGACCTCGACGGTCATTGCATGTTCATCAACCGGGCAGGCGCTCAGATGCTCGGCCACGAGGTGCGCGACGTGCTCGGCTCGAACATGCACGAGCTCACACACCACTCGCACCCCGACGGCTCGCACTACGCCGACACCGACTGCCCCATCTTCAATGCCTTCAGACGCGGCCTGCCGTGCCGCATCGACACCGAGGTGTTCTGGCGCCGCGACGGCACCGCCTTCGCAGTCGAGTATTCGAGCCACCCCATCATGGACGGCGCGCAGGTGCGCGGCGCCGTCATTACCTTCGTCGACATCACCGAGCGTCGCCGCCAAGCTGAAGCATTGCAGCAGGCAAAGGACGAACTCGGCCTGCGCGTGCAGGAGCGAACCCGCGAACTCAGCGACGCGCTGGTGCAGCTGCGTGAACTATCTGCCTGGCTCGACAAGGTGCGCGAGGACGAACGCACCCGCATCGCGCGCGAGGTGCACGACGAGCTCGGAAGCCTGCTGGTGGCGCTGAAGATGGACGTCAACTGGATCGGCAAGCGCCTGGGCGAACAGCAGGAGCGCACGCCCGACGCGGCACAAGCCATGCGCGACCAGATGCGCTGCAAGTGCACGAACATGAGCCAGCTCATCGAACGCGCGGTAGACAACGTGGGGCGCATCATCACCGACCTGCGTCCCAGCATCCTCGACCACCAGGGTCTGTGGGCCGCGCTCGAATGGCAGGCGCACGAGTTCGTGCAGGCGGCGGAGCTCGAACTGGATTGGCGCTTCGACGTGCCGCCCGGCGTGGAGCTGCCCGAGCCTGCGGCTATTGCAGTGTTCCGTATCTTCCAGGAGATGCTGAGCAACGTCGGCCGGCATGCGCAGGCGCACAGCCTCGACATTCGCATCGGTGTCGAACAAGAGCAACTGAGCATCAGCGTGCGCGACGACGGTGTCGGTGCACCGGCGCAGGCTTTTGAGGCCACGACTTCCTATGGCGTGCTCGGCATGCGAGAGCGTGCGCGCCACTTCGGTGGGTGCATCGACATCGAAAGCCACGTGGGGGAGGGCAGCACCTTCTGCTTGCACCTGCCGCTGCCATGA
- a CDS encoding L-lactate permease translates to MVWQQVYNPFGNMIVSTALAAIPVVVMLVCLGLLHVKAHYAAGLGLLSAVVIAVFAFGMPADMAGKAAFLGGITGLLPIGWIVLNIIFLQQLTQQNGSFQILQDSIAGITEDRRLQLLLIAFAFGAFFEGAAGFGTPVAVTAAILIGLGFSPLAASGLSLIANTAPVAFGALGTPVITLAKVHGYDLMAVTAMIGRQLPFFSLLVPFWLIWAFAGRKGMMEVWPAILVTGVSFAIPQFLVSNYIGPELVDIIAAIVSMVCLVLFLRVWKPKKIWTSVSLKGHETDGGEAGPAVAPAKHSSAAVIRAWTPWLILTVFVFIWGLPVVKTWLNGIFAPNFPIDGLHNMIEKVAPVVPKPTKEGAVYQLLLLSATGTGILVSAIVGGLVMKYNPIQLVAAYGRTLWLVKFSLLTIMLMLALGTLTRYSGLDTTLGLAFANTGVFYPFFGTLMGWLGVALTGSDTASNVLFGGMQKVAADQLGLSPNLMGAANSSGGVMGKMIDAQSIVVASTATRWFNHEGEILRYVFFHSIALACLVGFYVTLQAYVWPFTLMVVK, encoded by the coding sequence ATGGTCTGGCAACAGGTTTACAACCCGTTCGGCAACATGATCGTATCGACGGCACTGGCCGCGATACCGGTGGTGGTGATGCTGGTGTGCCTCGGGTTGCTTCACGTCAAGGCGCACTACGCGGCGGGGCTCGGCCTGCTGAGTGCGGTGGTCATCGCCGTGTTTGCGTTCGGCATGCCGGCCGACATGGCAGGCAAGGCGGCCTTTCTGGGCGGCATCACCGGCCTGCTGCCCATCGGCTGGATCGTGCTGAACATCATCTTCCTGCAGCAGCTCACGCAGCAGAACGGCAGCTTCCAGATACTGCAGGACTCGATTGCCGGCATCACAGAAGACAGGCGCCTGCAGCTGCTGCTCATCGCCTTTGCCTTCGGCGCCTTCTTCGAAGGTGCGGCGGGCTTCGGCACGCCGGTGGCGGTTACGGCCGCCATCCTCATCGGGCTTGGCTTCTCGCCGCTCGCGGCCTCGGGGCTCTCGCTCATTGCCAACACGGCGCCGGTGGCCTTCGGCGCGCTGGGCACGCCGGTCATCACGCTGGCCAAGGTGCACGGCTACGACCTGATGGCGGTCACCGCAATGATCGGGCGGCAGCTGCCGTTCTTCTCGCTGCTGGTGCCGTTCTGGCTCATCTGGGCCTTTGCGGGGCGCAAGGGAATGATGGAGGTGTGGCCGGCCATCCTGGTGACGGGCGTGTCCTTCGCGATTCCGCAGTTCCTGGTGTCGAACTACATCGGGCCCGAACTGGTGGACATCATCGCGGCCATCGTGTCGATGGTGTGCCTGGTGCTGTTCCTGCGCGTGTGGAAGCCGAAGAAGATCTGGACCTCGGTGTCGCTCAAGGGGCACGAAACCGACGGCGGCGAGGCCGGCCCGGCCGTTGCGCCCGCGAAGCATTCGAGCGCTGCCGTGATCCGCGCCTGGACGCCGTGGCTCATCCTCACGGTGTTCGTGTTCATCTGGGGCCTGCCGGTGGTGAAGACATGGCTCAACGGCATCTTCGCGCCCAACTTTCCCATCGACGGGCTGCACAACATGATCGAGAAGGTGGCGCCGGTGGTGCCCAAGCCGACGAAGGAGGGTGCGGTGTACCAGCTGCTGCTGCTCTCGGCCACGGGCACCGGCATTCTGGTGTCGGCCATCGTGGGCGGGCTGGTGATGAAGTACAACCCGATCCAGCTTGTGGCCGCCTATGGCCGCACGCTGTGGCTGGTGAAGTTCTCGCTGCTCACCATCATGCTGATGCTCGCGCTGGGCACGCTCACGCGCTACTCGGGGCTGGACACCACACTGGGCCTGGCCTTTGCCAACACCGGCGTGTTCTATCCCTTCTTCGGCACGCTGATGGGCTGGCTGGGCGTGGCGCTCACGGGCTCCGATACTGCGTCGAATGTGCTCTTCGGCGGCATGCAGAAAGTGGCGGCCGACCAGCTGGGCCTGAGCCCGAACCTGATGGGCGCGGCCAACAGTTCGGGCGGCGTGATGGGCAAGATGATCGATGCGCAGTCGATCGTGGTGGCCTCCACCGCCACGCGCTGGTTCAACCACGAAGGCGAGATCCTTCGCTACGTGTTCTTCCACTCCATTGCGCTGGCCTGCCTCGTGGGCTTCTACGTGACCTTGCAGGCCTATGTGTGGCCGTTCACGCTGATGGTCGTGAAGTGA
- a CDS encoding LysR substrate-binding domain-containing protein, translating into MVSPRLPSTQGLQAFEAVARLRSVNLAAEELSVTPSAVSHRIRQLELLLGLKFFVGSDFSLSADGMAYLARVREAIAALQQVPGREPESQVRRLRVAVTPTFSRQMLLPRLARFRDAYPNIELMLQVTTPVRNITVEEADIELRFGTGPFHDREFVQLLADEISPVCSPAYLKRHGPFEGFATDAEVSRAQLLRTPLESWRTWFKACGVGLPEPATGHQFNDLGLALDAAAEDFGVVLMHLRLGSAWLDNGRLVRLSQRSVPSPNAYFLCWRPGAMERWECATFVEWLREALRE; encoded by the coding sequence ATGGTTTCTCCGCGTCTCCCCTCGACCCAGGGCCTGCAGGCCTTCGAGGCCGTTGCGCGCCTGCGCAGCGTGAACCTCGCCGCCGAAGAGCTCAGCGTGACGCCCAGCGCGGTGAGCCACCGCATCCGCCAGCTGGAACTGCTGCTGGGCCTGAAGTTCTTCGTGGGTAGCGATTTCAGCCTCAGCGCCGACGGCATGGCCTACCTGGCGCGCGTGCGCGAGGCCATTGCGGCGCTGCAGCAGGTGCCGGGCCGCGAGCCCGAGTCGCAAGTGCGCCGGTTGCGCGTGGCGGTCACGCCGACCTTCTCGCGGCAGATGCTGCTGCCGCGGCTCGCGCGGTTTCGCGATGCGTATCCGAACATCGAGCTGATGCTGCAGGTGACCACGCCGGTGCGCAACATCACGGTCGAAGAAGCCGACATCGAGCTGCGCTTTGGCACTGGCCCCTTTCACGACCGCGAGTTCGTCCAACTGCTGGCCGACGAGATCTCGCCGGTGTGCAGCCCCGCCTACCTCAAGCGCCACGGCCCATTCGAGGGCTTTGCCACCGATGCCGAGGTGTCGCGCGCGCAACTGCTGCGCACGCCGCTGGAGTCGTGGCGCACCTGGTTCAAGGCCTGCGGCGTGGGCCTGCCCGAGCCGGCCACGGGGCACCAGTTCAACGACCTCGGGCTGGCGCTCGACGCGGCCGCCGAAGACTTCGGCGTGGTGCTGATGCACCTGCGGCTGGGCAGCGCTTGGCTGGACAACGGGCGGCTGGTGCGGCTGTCGCAGCGCAGCGTGCCTTCGCCCAACGCCTACTTCCTGTGCTGGCGGCCCGGCGCCATGGAGCGCTGGGAGTGCGCGACCTTTGTCGAGTGGCTGCGCGAGGCCCTGCGCGAGTGA
- a CDS encoding CmpA/NrtA family ABC transporter substrate-binding protein produces the protein MRCACGRVHGAGVLPEDKLEASLMKALFPADSVRRGFLRAVGANTARAAIASVFPLGALQAMAQEKAPLEKTKLKIGFIPITCATPLIMAHPLGFYQKQGLDVEVVKTAGWALIRDKMLNKEYDATHFLSPMPLAISMGAGSNAVPMNVATIQNTNGQAITLANKHKDRRDPKTWKGMKFAVPFEYSMHNFLLRYYVAEAGLNPDTDIQIRVVPPPEMVANLRAGNIDGYLGPDPFNQRAVFEEIGFIHLLTKELWNGHPCCAFGSSTEFIEKNPNTFAALVRSVLTASAMARDPKNRELIAKVIAPAQYLNQPETVLMQVLTGKFADGLGNIRTVPDRADFDPIPWQSMAVWMLTQMKRWGYVKGDINYKQIAEKVFLLTDAKKRMKDLGQAVPDGAYPKFTIMGKVFDPAKPDDYVRSFAIAKMA, from the coding sequence ATGCGCTGCGCCTGCGGACGCGTGCACGGCGCGGGTGTGCTGCCAGAAGACAAGCTCGAAGCCAGCCTCATGAAGGCGCTGTTCCCCGCTGACAGCGTGCGGCGCGGCTTCCTGCGCGCCGTTGGCGCCAACACCGCGCGCGCCGCCATCGCCTCGGTGTTTCCGCTCGGCGCGCTGCAAGCCATGGCGCAGGAGAAGGCGCCGCTGGAGAAGACCAAGCTCAAGATCGGCTTCATTCCCATCACTTGCGCCACGCCGCTCATCATGGCGCACCCGCTGGGCTTCTATCAGAAGCAGGGCCTCGACGTGGAGGTGGTGAAGACGGCGGGCTGGGCGCTCATCCGCGACAAGATGCTCAACAAGGAGTACGACGCCACGCACTTCCTGTCGCCCATGCCGCTGGCCATTTCGATGGGCGCGGGCTCCAACGCGGTGCCCATGAACGTCGCGACCATCCAGAACACCAACGGCCAAGCCATCACCCTGGCCAACAAGCACAAAGACAGGCGCGACCCCAAGACCTGGAAGGGCATGAAGTTCGCCGTACCCTTCGAGTACAGCATGCACAACTTCCTGCTGCGCTACTACGTGGCGGAAGCGGGCCTGAACCCCGACACCGACATCCAGATCCGCGTGGTGCCGCCGCCCGAGATGGTGGCCAACCTGCGCGCCGGCAACATCGACGGCTACCTCGGCCCCGATCCGTTCAACCAGCGCGCCGTGTTCGAGGAAATCGGCTTCATCCACCTGCTCACCAAAGAGCTGTGGAACGGCCACCCGTGCTGCGCCTTCGGCTCCTCGACCGAGTTCATCGAGAAGAACCCCAACACCTTCGCCGCACTGGTGCGCTCGGTGCTCACCGCATCGGCCATGGCGCGCGATCCGAAGAACCGCGAACTCATCGCCAAGGTGATCGCGCCCGCGCAGTACCTGAACCAGCCCGAGACCGTGCTCATGCAGGTGCTCACCGGCAAGTTTGCCGACGGGCTGGGCAACATCCGCACCGTGCCCGACCGCGCCGACTTCGACCCTATCCCCTGGCAGTCGATGGCCGTGTGGATGCTCACGCAGATGAAGCGCTGGGGCTACGTGAAGGGCGACATCAACTACAAGCAGATCGCCGAGAAGGTCTTCCTGCTCACCGACGCGAAGAAGCGCATGAAGGACCTGGGCCAGGCCGTGCCCGATGGCGCCTACCCCAAGTTCACCATCATGGGCAAGGTGTTCGACCCGGCGAAGCCAGACGACTACGTCAGGAGCTTCGCCATTGCGAAGATGGCCTGA
- a CDS encoding alpha-hydroxy acid oxidase, whose protein sequence is MSDLSKITSIEDLRVIAKRRVPKMFYDYADSGAWTEGTYRSNESDFQKIKLRQRVAVNMEGRSTRTTMVGQEAAMPVAIAPTGLTGMQHADGEILGARAAKAFGIPFTLSTMSICSLEDIAEGTDRHPFWFQLYVMKDRDFIERLIERAKAANVTALQLTLDLQILGQRHKDIKNGLTAPPKPTIKNLINLATKPRWCMGMLGTKRRTFGNIAGHAKGVKDLSSLSSWTAEQFDPALSWADVEWIKKLWGGKLILKGIMDVEDARLAASSGADALIVSNHGGRQLDGAPSSIAALPAIVDAVGTEIEVWMDGGIRSGQDVLKARALGARGTMIGRSFLYGLGAYGQEGVTRALQLIHKELDITMAFCGRTNIDEVDSSILLPGTF, encoded by the coding sequence GTGTCCGACCTTTCCAAGATCACCAGCATCGAAGACCTGCGGGTGATCGCCAAGCGGCGTGTGCCGAAGATGTTCTACGACTACGCCGACTCTGGCGCCTGGACCGAGGGCACCTACCGCTCCAACGAGAGCGACTTCCAGAAGATCAAGCTGCGCCAGCGCGTGGCCGTGAACATGGAAGGCCGCTCCACCCGCACCACCATGGTTGGCCAGGAGGCCGCAATGCCCGTGGCCATTGCGCCCACCGGGCTCACCGGCATGCAACACGCCGACGGCGAAATTCTTGGGGCCCGCGCAGCCAAGGCCTTCGGCATTCCGTTCACGCTGTCGACCATGAGCATCTGCTCGCTCGAAGACATTGCCGAAGGCACCGACCGGCACCCCTTCTGGTTCCAGCTCTACGTGATGAAGGACCGCGACTTCATCGAGCGCCTGATCGAGCGCGCCAAGGCCGCCAACGTCACGGCCCTGCAGCTCACGCTCGACCTGCAGATCCTTGGCCAACGCCACAAGGACATCAAGAACGGCCTTACGGCGCCGCCCAAACCCACCATCAAAAACCTGATCAACCTCGCGACCAAGCCGCGCTGGTGCATGGGCATGCTGGGCACCAAGCGCCGCACCTTCGGCAATATCGCGGGCCACGCCAAGGGCGTGAAAGACCTGTCGTCGCTGTCCTCGTGGACCGCCGAGCAGTTCGACCCCGCGCTGAGCTGGGCCGACGTCGAATGGATCAAGAAGCTCTGGGGCGGCAAGCTCATCCTCAAGGGCATCATGGATGTGGAAGACGCGCGCCTTGCAGCTTCGAGCGGCGCCGATGCGCTCATCGTGTCGAACCACGGCGGCCGGCAGCTCGACGGCGCGCCATCGTCCATCGCGGCGCTGCCCGCCATCGTCGACGCGGTGGGCACCGAGATCGAGGTGTGGATGGACGGCGGCATCCGCAGCGGGCAAGACGTGCTCAAGGCCCGCGCGCTGGGTGCACGCGGCACCATGATCGGCCGCAGCTTCCTGTATGGCCTGGGCGCCTACGGGCAAGAGGGCGTGACGCGCGCGCTGCAGCTCATTCACAAGGAGCTCGACATCACGATGGCCTTCTGCGGCCGCACAAACATCGATGAGGTCGATTCGAGCATCCTGCTGCCCGGTACGTTCTAG
- a CDS encoding TetR/AcrR family transcriptional regulator, with translation MDISAISSLPARERILLTAHDLFYADGIRATGIDRVIAASGVTKVTFYRHFPSKDDLVRAFLDHRHGRWMAWFIDALGRRGAQQRIGDAQALEMLADVMAEWFADPVFRGCAFINSVVEVGTSVAGASDIAREHKREMVEVIAGLLPDGPQRMAIAQAAALGVDGAIVKAQMGDAALAREAVDDLRRLLQALTATLVTSRPSA, from the coding sequence ATGGACATCTCCGCCATTTCTTCGCTCCCCGCACGCGAGCGCATCCTTCTCACCGCTCACGACCTCTTCTATGCCGACGGCATTCGCGCCACCGGCATCGACCGCGTCATTGCCGCGTCGGGCGTCACCAAGGTCACCTTCTATCGGCACTTTCCTTCGAAGGACGATCTGGTGCGTGCCTTTCTCGACCACCGGCACGGACGATGGATGGCATGGTTCATCGATGCGCTCGGCCGGCGCGGCGCGCAACAGCGCATCGGCGATGCGCAGGCGCTGGAGATGCTGGCCGATGTGATGGCCGAGTGGTTTGCCGACCCGGTGTTCCGCGGCTGCGCGTTCATCAACTCGGTGGTGGAAGTGGGCACGAGCGTGGCCGGCGCCAGCGACATCGCGCGCGAGCACAAGCGCGAGATGGTCGAGGTGATTGCCGGGCTGTTGCCCGACGGACCGCAGCGCATGGCGATTGCGCAAGCGGCTGCGCTGGGCGTCGACGGCGCGATCGTCAAGGCGCAGATGGGCGACGCCGCACTCGCGCGCGAAGCGGTCGACGACCTACGCCGCTTGCTTCAGGCGCTGACAGCCACGCTCGTCACTTCACGACCATCAGCGTGA
- the ntrB gene encoding nitrate ABC transporter permease translates to MPKKALSLKAALVSLLMFLLLVGVWQLATAPTTGASAATGMTAEQIEYQKMLGKDPTQGQVKSSGFPTPAEMGATAWKHLSNPFYDNGPNDKGIAIQLAYSLARVGLGFALACAVAVPLGFVIGMSPLLHKAFDPFIQVLKPISPLAWMPLALYTIKDSSVSGIFVIFICSVWPMLLNTAFGVASVKREWLNVASTLEVKPLRRAFRVILPAAAPTILTGMRISMSIAWLVIVAAEMLVGGTGIGYFVWNEWNNLSLTNVIFAILLIGVVGMLLDQAFAGLQRKVTYVE, encoded by the coding sequence ATGCCGAAGAAGGCCCTCTCGCTCAAGGCGGCGCTGGTGTCGCTGCTGATGTTCCTGCTGCTGGTCGGCGTGTGGCAGCTGGCGACTGCGCCGACTACCGGTGCCTCCGCCGCGACTGGCATGACAGCCGAGCAGATCGAATACCAGAAGATGCTCGGCAAGGACCCGACGCAGGGCCAGGTGAAGAGCTCGGGCTTTCCCACGCCGGCCGAGATGGGCGCCACCGCGTGGAAGCACCTGTCGAACCCGTTCTACGACAACGGGCCCAACGACAAGGGCATTGCCATCCAGCTGGCCTATTCGCTGGCGCGCGTGGGCCTGGGCTTTGCGCTGGCGTGCGCGGTGGCTGTGCCGCTGGGCTTCGTCATCGGCATGTCGCCGCTGCTGCACAAGGCATTCGATCCGTTCATACAGGTGCTCAAGCCGATCTCGCCGCTGGCGTGGATGCCGCTGGCGCTCTACACCATCAAGGACTCGTCGGTCAGCGGCATATTCGTGATCTTCATCTGCTCGGTGTGGCCGATGCTGCTGAACACGGCCTTCGGCGTGGCTTCGGTCAAGCGCGAGTGGCTCAACGTGGCCAGCACGCTCGAGGTGAAGCCGCTGCGCCGCGCGTTCCGTGTGATCTTGCCGGCGGCAGCGCCGACCATCCTCACGGGCATGCGCATCAGCATGAGCATTGCGTGGCTTGTCATCGTGGCGGCCGAGATGCTGGTGGGCGGCACGGGCATCGGCTACTTCGTGTGGAACGAGTGGAACAACCTGTCGCTCACCAACGTGATCTTCGCGATCTTGCTGATCGGCGTCGTGGGCATGCTGCTCGACCAGGCCTTTGCAGGGCTGCAGCGGAAGGTGACGTATGTGGAGTGA
- a CDS encoding response regulator transcription factor, producing the protein MTDIRVLIADDHRIVREGLKQMLGDVSNGLPTMTVRAEAQTGQEVLEAVQALGGQEGLDVVLLDIALPGRDGLDVLQALRKQWPTLPVLMLSTYPEKQYAVRCIKLGASGYLNKSADSDDMVGAVRKVAAGGLYVSAATAEALATAVGRGAGQGAEMLSHREHQVYRLLSAGHSVSEIGAQLGLAPNTVSTYRARILEKTGTKNDVELALYAERHGKQGATG; encoded by the coding sequence ATGACCGACATCCGCGTACTGATAGCCGACGACCACCGCATCGTGCGAGAGGGCCTCAAGCAGATGCTCGGCGATGTCTCCAACGGTCTCCCTACCATGACCGTACGAGCCGAAGCGCAGACCGGCCAAGAAGTGCTGGAGGCGGTGCAGGCGCTCGGCGGCCAGGAAGGCCTCGACGTGGTCCTGCTCGACATCGCGCTCCCGGGCCGCGACGGCCTCGACGTGCTGCAGGCCCTGCGCAAGCAGTGGCCCACGCTCCCGGTGCTGATGCTCAGCACCTACCCCGAGAAGCAGTACGCCGTGCGCTGCATCAAGCTAGGCGCCTCGGGCTACCTCAACAAGAGCGCCGATTCCGACGACATGGTTGGCGCAGTGCGAAAGGTGGCGGCCGGCGGGTTGTATGTGTCGGCGGCCACGGCCGAGGCGCTGGCAACCGCCGTAGGCCGTGGCGCAGGGCAGGGCGCCGAGATGCTCTCGCACCGCGAACATCAGGTTTATCGCCTGCTCAGCGCCGGGCACAGCGTGAGCGAAATCGGTGCACAGCTGGGCCTGGCGCCCAACACCGTGAGCACCTACCGCGCGCGCATCCTCGAAAAGACTGGCACCAAGAACGACGTGGAACTGGCCCTGTATGCCGAACGCCACGGCAAGCAGGGTGCGACTGGCTGA